The Punica granatum isolate Tunisia-2019 chromosome 4, ASM765513v2, whole genome shotgun sequence genome has a window encoding:
- the LOC116206101 gene encoding ATP-dependent Clp protease proteolytic subunit 6, chloroplastic isoform X1, whose translation MASLYGSASAAASTSLAPSSKSRAFKILSPPLIASPATVSPRRSSFRVVSALGSKESPYNTIAPGPSRKTYGLPQKFDRKDFGDSSLSDGTIVAKKGNPPIMPAVMTPGGPLDLSLVLFRNRIIFVGQPVNSQVAQRVISQLVTLATIDEDADILMYINCPGGSTYSVLAIYDCMSWIKPKVGTVCFGVAASQGALLLAGGEKGMRYAMPNARIMIHQPQSGCGGHVEDVRRQVNEAVQSRHKIDKMYAVFTGQPLEKVQQYTERDRFLSVSEALEFGLIDGILETEY comes from the exons ATGGCTTCCCTCTATGGTTCAGCTTCGGCGGCAGCTTCCACTTCCCTTGCTCCCAGCTCCAAATCCCGAGCTTTCAAGATACTCTCTCCTCCTCTCATTGCTTCGCCTGCAACCGTCTCTCCTCGCCGTTCAAG TTTTAGGGTTGTTTCAGCATTGGGGAGCAAGGAGTCGCCTTACAATACCATTGCACCAG GGCCGTCTCGTAAAACATATGGACTACCTCAGAAGTTTGATAGGAAGGATTTTGGTGATTCCAGTCTGAG TGATGGCACAATTGTAGCTAAAAAGGGAAATCCTCCGATCATGCCAGCAGTCATGACTCCAGGAGGACCATTGGACCTGTCGTTAGTGTTATTccggaatcgcatcatttttGTTGGGCAGCCAGTCAACTCTCAGGTGGCTCAGCGGGTCATATCACAGCTTGTAACCCTTGCAACCATCGATGAAGATGCGGATATTTTG ATGTATATAAACTGCCCGGGCGGAAGCACCTATTCGGTGCTGGCAATTTATGATTGCATGTCTTGG ATTAAGCCAAAGGTAGGCACAGTATGCTTCGGAGTTGCAGCAAGCCAAGGAGCTCTTCTCCTTGCTGGTGGAGAAAAGGGAATGCGTTATGCAATGCCAAATGCCAGAATTATGATACATCAGCCACAGAGTGGATGTGGG GGCCATGTGGAGGATGTGAGGCGCCAAGTGAATGAAGCAGTTCAATCTCGCCAT AAAATTGACAAGATGTATGCTGTTTTCACTGGCCAACCCCTTGAGAAGGTGCAACAGTACACAGAAAGGGATCGTTTCTTATCGGTTTCCGAG GCTCTGGAGTTTGGGCTCATAGATGGAATCCTCGAAACAGAGTATTGA
- the LOC116202360 gene encoding NADH dehydrogenase [ubiquinone] iron-sulfur protein 8-B, mitochondrial, which translates to MAASILARKSLQALRARQLAVSGQELQSSHLYGLRTSTHSFSTKKDDEEREQLTKEISKDWSSVFERSINTLFLTELVRGLMLTLKYFFEPNVTINYPFEKGPLSPRFRGEHALRRYPTGEERCIACKLCEAICPAQAITIEAEEREDGSRRTTRYDIDMTKCIYCGFCQEACPVDAIVEGPNFEFSTETHEELLYDKEKLLENGDRWESEIAENLRSESLYR; encoded by the exons ATGGCGGCTTCGATCTTAGCTCGCAAGTCTCTCCAAGCTCTCCGCGCCCGGCAGCTC GCTGTGTCAGGGCAGGAATTGCAGAGCTCGCATCTTTATGGTCTTCGGACCAGCACGCACTCATTCTCTACTAAGAAAG ATGATGAAGAAAGAGAGCAACTGACAAAGGAGATCTCCAAGGACTGGAGCTCTG TTTTTGAGAGAAGCATAAATACCTTGTTTCTTACCGAGTTGGTTCGTGGCTTGATGCTGACACTGAAGTACTTCTTCGAGCCAAATGTTACT ATCAATTATCCATTTGAGAAGGGCCCTTTGAGTCCTAGGTTTCGCGGTGAACATGCCCTTCGAAGGTATCCAACTGGGGAGGAGCGTTGCATTGCCTGCAAACTTTGTGAAGCT ATATGCCCAGCACAAGCAATCACCATAGAGGCAGAGGAGCGAGAAGATGGGAGTCGCAGGACAACTAG ATACGATATTGACATGACAAAGTGCATCTACTGTGGATTCTGCCAAGAAGCATGCCCAGTTGATGCCATCGTTGAAGGCCCCAACTTTGAGTTCTCTACTGAAACTCACGAG GAGCTGCTTTACGACAAAGAGAAGCTCCTCGAGAATGGAGACCGTTGGGAGTCAGAAATCGCCGAGAATCTAAGATCTGAGAGCCTCTACCGCTGA
- the LOC116206101 gene encoding ATP-dependent Clp protease proteolytic subunit 6, chloroplastic isoform X2, translating into MASLYGSASAAASTSLAPSSKSRAFKILSPPLIASPATVSPRRSRVVSALGSKESPYNTIAPGPSRKTYGLPQKFDRKDFGDSSLSDGTIVAKKGNPPIMPAVMTPGGPLDLSLVLFRNRIIFVGQPVNSQVAQRVISQLVTLATIDEDADILMYINCPGGSTYSVLAIYDCMSWIKPKVGTVCFGVAASQGALLLAGGEKGMRYAMPNARIMIHQPQSGCGGHVEDVRRQVNEAVQSRHKIDKMYAVFTGQPLEKVQQYTERDRFLSVSEALEFGLIDGILETEY; encoded by the exons ATGGCTTCCCTCTATGGTTCAGCTTCGGCGGCAGCTTCCACTTCCCTTGCTCCCAGCTCCAAATCCCGAGCTTTCAAGATACTCTCTCCTCCTCTCATTGCTTCGCCTGCAACCGTCTCTCCTCGCCGTTCAAG GGTTGTTTCAGCATTGGGGAGCAAGGAGTCGCCTTACAATACCATTGCACCAG GGCCGTCTCGTAAAACATATGGACTACCTCAGAAGTTTGATAGGAAGGATTTTGGTGATTCCAGTCTGAG TGATGGCACAATTGTAGCTAAAAAGGGAAATCCTCCGATCATGCCAGCAGTCATGACTCCAGGAGGACCATTGGACCTGTCGTTAGTGTTATTccggaatcgcatcatttttGTTGGGCAGCCAGTCAACTCTCAGGTGGCTCAGCGGGTCATATCACAGCTTGTAACCCTTGCAACCATCGATGAAGATGCGGATATTTTG ATGTATATAAACTGCCCGGGCGGAAGCACCTATTCGGTGCTGGCAATTTATGATTGCATGTCTTGG ATTAAGCCAAAGGTAGGCACAGTATGCTTCGGAGTTGCAGCAAGCCAAGGAGCTCTTCTCCTTGCTGGTGGAGAAAAGGGAATGCGTTATGCAATGCCAAATGCCAGAATTATGATACATCAGCCACAGAGTGGATGTGGG GGCCATGTGGAGGATGTGAGGCGCCAAGTGAATGAAGCAGTTCAATCTCGCCAT AAAATTGACAAGATGTATGCTGTTTTCACTGGCCAACCCCTTGAGAAGGTGCAACAGTACACAGAAAGGGATCGTTTCTTATCGGTTTCCGAG GCTCTGGAGTTTGGGCTCATAGATGGAATCCTCGAAACAGAGTATTGA
- the LOC116206438 gene encoding small nuclear ribonucleoprotein Sm D2-like, with protein MEDDANATKNEEEEFNTGPLSVLMMSVKSNTQVLINCRNNRKLLGRVRAFDRHCNMVLENVREMWTEVPKTGKGKKKALPVNKDRFISKMFLRGDSVIIVLRNPK; from the exons ATGGAGGATGATGCAAAT GCTACCAAGAATGAGGAAGAGGAATTCAACACAGGCCCACTCTCTGTATTGATGATGAGTGTTAAGAGCAATACTCAG GTGCTGATTAACTGCAGGAACAACCGGAAGCTTTTGGGACGTGTGAGGGCTTTTGATCGTCACTGCAACATGGTTCTTGAGAATGTTCGGGAGATGTGGACCGAG GTACCTAAAACTGGAAAGGGCAAGAAGAAAGCACTCCCCGTGAACAAAGATAGGTTCATAAGCAAGATGTTCCTACGAGGAGATTCTGTTATCATCGTACTTAGGAACCCGAAGTGA
- the LOC116206101 gene encoding ATP-dependent Clp protease proteolytic subunit 6, chloroplastic isoform X3: MASLYGSASAAASTSLAPSSKSRAFKILSPPLIASPATVSPRRSSFRVVSALGSKESPYNTIAPGPSRKTYGLPQKFDRKDFGDSSLSDGTIVAKKGNPPIMPAVMTPGGPLDLSLVLFRNRIIFVGQPVNSQVAQRVISQLVTLATIDEDADILMYINCPGGSTYSVLAIYDCMSWIKPKVGTVCFGVAASQGALLLAGGEKGMRYAMPNARIMIHQPQSGCGGAYVWTDT, translated from the exons ATGGCTTCCCTCTATGGTTCAGCTTCGGCGGCAGCTTCCACTTCCCTTGCTCCCAGCTCCAAATCCCGAGCTTTCAAGATACTCTCTCCTCCTCTCATTGCTTCGCCTGCAACCGTCTCTCCTCGCCGTTCAAG TTTTAGGGTTGTTTCAGCATTGGGGAGCAAGGAGTCGCCTTACAATACCATTGCACCAG GGCCGTCTCGTAAAACATATGGACTACCTCAGAAGTTTGATAGGAAGGATTTTGGTGATTCCAGTCTGAG TGATGGCACAATTGTAGCTAAAAAGGGAAATCCTCCGATCATGCCAGCAGTCATGACTCCAGGAGGACCATTGGACCTGTCGTTAGTGTTATTccggaatcgcatcatttttGTTGGGCAGCCAGTCAACTCTCAGGTGGCTCAGCGGGTCATATCACAGCTTGTAACCCTTGCAACCATCGATGAAGATGCGGATATTTTG ATGTATATAAACTGCCCGGGCGGAAGCACCTATTCGGTGCTGGCAATTTATGATTGCATGTCTTGG ATTAAGCCAAAGGTAGGCACAGTATGCTTCGGAGTTGCAGCAAGCCAAGGAGCTCTTCTCCTTGCTGGTGGAGAAAAGGGAATGCGTTATGCAATGCCAAATGCCAGAATTATGATACATCAGCCACAGAGTGGATGTGGG GGTGCATATGTATGGACTGATACTTAA